One segment of Macrotis lagotis isolate mMagLag1 chromosome 1, bilby.v1.9.chrom.fasta, whole genome shotgun sequence DNA contains the following:
- the ATP6V1B2 gene encoding V-type proton ATPase subunit B, brain isoform, with the protein MALRNIRGIVNGSASHPSKSPKSGMRPIQGTQEQVLAVTRDYLSQPRLTYRTVSGVNGPLVILDQVKFPKYAEIVLLTLPDGTKRSGQVLEVSGSKAVVQVFEGTSGIDAKKTSCEFTGDILRTPVSEDMLGRVFNGSGKPIDRGPAVLAEDFLDIMGQPINPQCRIYPEEMIQTGISAIDGMNSIARGQKIPIFSAAGLPHNEIAAQICRQAGLVKKSKDVVDYSEDNFAIVFAAMGVNMETARFFKSDFEENGSMDNVCLFLNLANDPTIERIITPRLALTTAEFLAYQCEKHVLVILTDMSSYAEALREVSAAREEVPGRRGFPGYMYTDLATIYERAGRVEGRNGSITQIPILTMPNDDITHPIPDLTGYITEGQIYVDRQLHNRQIYPPINVLPSLSRLMKSAIGDGMTRKDHSDVSNQLYACYAIGKDVQAMKAVVGEEALTSDDLLYLEFLQKFERNFIAQGPYENRTVFETLDIGWQLLRIFPREMLKRIPQNTLSEFYPRDSSLIKH; encoded by the exons ATGGCGCTGCGAAACATTCGGGGGATCGTGAACGGGTCCGCGTCCCACCCGTCCAAGTCTCCCAAGTCCGGCATGAGGCCCATCCAGGGGACTCAGGAGCAGGTGCTGGCCGTCACCCGGGACTACCTGTCTCAGCCCCGCCTCA CATACAGAACAGTCTCAGGAGTCAATGGTCCTTTGGTAATCTTAGATCAAGTTAAG tttCCCAAATATGCTGAAATCGTCCTCTTGACCTTACCTGATGGCACAAAGAGAAGTGGTCAGGTTTTAGAAGTTAGTGGTAGCAAAGCAGTAGTTCAG GTTTTTGAAGGAACTTCAGGTATAGATGCCAAGAAGACATCCTGTGAATTTACGGGAGATATTCTTCGAACGCCAGTGTCTGAAGATATGCTTG gtCGAGTTTTCAATGGGTCTGGGAAACCTATTGACAGAGGCCCAGCTGTCCTAGCTGAAGACTTTCTTGACATTATGG GACAACCAATCAACCCTCAATGTCGAATCTACCCCGAGGAAATGATTCAAACAGGCATTTCAGCTATAGATGGAATGAACAGCATTGCTAGGGGGCAAAAAATTCCCATCTTCTCTGCTGCTGGCTTACCCCATAATGAG ATTGCAGCTCAGATCTGTCGACAGGCTGGTTTGGTGAAGAAGTCTAAAGATGTTGTGGATTATAGTGAAGATAATTTTGCGATTGTATTTGCTGCTATGGGT GTAAACATGGAAACTGCTCGATTCTTTAAGTCAGACTTTGAAGAAAATGGCTCAATGGATAATGTCTGTCTCTTTTTGAATTTGGCCAATGACCCAAC caTTGAGCGTATTATCACTCCTCGACTGGCTCTAACGACAGCAGAATTCCTGGCCTATCAATGTGAAAAGCATGTGTTGGTCATTCTAACAGATATGAGTTCTTATGCTGAAGCTCTTCGAGAG GTTTCAGCAGCCCGAGAAGAAGTACCTGGTCGTCGTGGCTTCCCAGGTTATATGTATACAGATTTAGCCACAATATATGAACGTGCTGGCCGAGTAGAAGGCAGAAATGGCTCAATTACTCAGATCCCTATTCTTACCATGCCTAATGATG ATATCACTCATCCTATCCCTGATTTGACTGGATACATTACTGAAGGACAAATCTATGTGGACAGGCAGCTGCATAACAGACAG ATTTACCCACCTATTAATGTGTTGCCCTCCTTGTCCCGATTAATGAAATCTGCTATTGGAGAtggtatgaccagaaaggatcatTCCGATGTATCTAACCAGTTG TATGCATGTTATGCTATTGGTAAAGATGTACAAGCCATGAAAGCAGTTGTTGGAGAAGAAGCCCTCACCTCTGATGATCTCCTTTATCTGGAATTTTTGCAGAAGTTTGAAAGGAATTTTATTGCTCAGG